A genomic region of Lodderomyces elongisporus chromosome 5, complete sequence contains the following coding sequences:
- the RLF2 gene encoding chromatin assembly factor-I (CAF-I) p90 subunit translates to MTTVYASNFQENSRLDEDTHQRGENAIDSETKSPDQLGYEDKDDTSASNRKLRKRKSPEQDGHAEKDNIKPESPTEEEKAAKRKKLDDEKAALKKKQEEEKELKRRQAEEEKLAKKKQLEEEKEAKRKKLEEEKEAKRKKLEEEKEAKRKKLEEEKEAKRKKLEEEKEAKRKKLEEEKEAKRKKLEEEKEAKRRKLEEEKLERERKKEEEKLEKERKRKEEQLQREQKKQAELQEKERRREEREKERLEKKLKIEEEKRAKELERQKAEEEKRKAEEAKERSQMRISSFFQAGPAKKTDVKLEEKQVESDYESLFLPFFVQKNVTLKTLGIVADATEASKKELDLMISNQGKENESKFKSFLQKSKLSIPVHRVPTTPESILSALNSPSTTEQQIIKLIESLDPIKFISFYENSKPPYTGTWTSTKHQSQLLPILSNPLDACTTGLDYDYDSDLEWNEEDKDGDDIDDEDEDEDDGVGLLSDEEDDEFIENDQQDNKKRNWNLKQLVVVNKWNDENEETFFQGYSTVHLVSEDKVTLRTIQH, encoded by the coding sequence ATGACCACTGTTTACGCTTCAAACTTTCAAGAAAATTCGCGACTAGATGAGGATACACATCAGCGTGGTGAAAATGCAATTGATTCAGAGACAAAACTGCCAGATCAACTAGGCTATGAGGATAAAGATGATACATCTGCTTCCAATAGAAAGctaaggaaaagaaagtcaCCCGAACAGGATGGACATGCAGAGAAAGATAACATAAAGCCTGAGTCGCCAacagaagaggaaaaagcagccaagagaaagaaattaGACGATGAAAAAGCagctttgaaaaagaaacaagaggaagagaaggaaTTGAAAAGGCGGCAAGCggaggaggaaaaattagccaagaagaaacaactTGAAGAGGAGAAAGAAGCTAAACGTAAGAAACTTGAAGAGGAGAAAGAAGCTAAACGTAAGAAACTCgaagaggagaaggaagCTAAACGTAAGAAACTTgaagaggagaaggaagCAAAACGGAAAAAACTTgaagaggagaaggaagCTAAACGTAAGAAACTCgaagaggagaaggaagCTAAACGTAAGAAACTCgaagaggagaaggaagCTAAACGTAGGAaacttgaagaagaaaagttgGAAAGGGaacgaaagaaagaagaagaaaagttaGAGAAAGAacggaaaagaaaagaagaacaattgCAACGAGAGCAGAAGAAGCAAGCCGAATTACAAGAAAAGGAGCGAAGGCGAGAGGAACGCGAAAAGGAAAGACTTGAAAAGAAGCTCAAGattgaagaggaaaagagggCAAAGGAACttgaaagacaaaaagcTGAAGAGGAAAAACGCAAGGCTGAAGAGGCGAAAGAACGAAGTCAAATGAGGATCTCGAGTTTCTTCCAGGCTGGTCCTGCAAAGAAAACCGACGTGAAGCTCGAGGAGAAACAAGTTGAATCAGATTATGAGTCTTTGTTTCTACCCTTTTTCGTTCAAAAGAATGTGACCTTGAAAACACTTGGcattgttgctgatgctacTGAGGCATCCAAGAAAGAATTGGATTTAATGATACTGAatcaaggaaaagaaaatgaatcAAAGTTCAAGtcatttttgcaaaaaagcaaactATCGATTCCAGTTCATCGCGTGCCAACTACACCCGAGTCTATATTAAGCGCACTAAATCTGCCCTCGACTACTGAGCAGCAGATCATCAAGTTGATTGAAAGTCTAGATCCTATCAAATTTATTAGTTTCTATGAAAATTCTAAACCACCATATACAGGGACCTGGACTTCTACAAAGCACCAAAGCCAGCTTCTTCCGATCTTGTCAAATCCATTGGACGCGTGTACTACTGGATTGGATTATGATTACGACTCTGATCTCGAATGGAACGAGGAAGATAAAGATGGAgatgatattgatgatgaagatgaagatgaagacgaTGGGGTTGGTCTCCTActggatgaagaagatgacgaaTTTATCGAAAATGATCAGCAGGataataagaaaagaaattggaacTTGAAGcaattggtggtggtgaatAAATGGAACGATGAGAATGAGGAAACCTTTTTCCAGGGCTACTCCACAGTACACCTAGTTTCTGAAGACAAAGTGACATTGAGAACGATACAACATTAA